In the Anastrepha obliqua isolate idAnaObli1 chromosome 1, idAnaObli1_1.0, whole genome shotgun sequence genome, one interval contains:
- the LOC129236025 gene encoding zinc finger protein 830 isoform X3, translating to MGRHTESRLKLATRIKVTETEHKVDSKLAKTNANGHIECIICKVTVKSATLWKVHINSKTHKERISIVKQIKSTFKGGPATEAASKPATKIAAKIAEKPSECIGTQKILPKTVTPPTPSTPTTTVPSPEKSSTNKIDTLLPEKFFDDPVKDAKIRNAEYKDPLTDEWERFQREIREASSVSVAIIAGEQIESAFDRDIDEINDQMKHWSRYMNLEARKGALGGTKDQQPETHSSDENETDDDATTEFSDWRSKSFI from the coding sequence ATGGGACGACACACGGAAAGTCGTTTAAAGTTAGCGACAAGAATAAAAGTAACGGAAACGGAGCATAAAGTTGATTCGAAATTAGCCAAAACAAATGCGAATGGCCATATAGAATGCATTATCTGCAAAGTAACAGTGAAGTCAGCCACCTTATGGAAGGTGCATATCAACTCAAAGACGCACAAGGAGCGCATATCGATTGTAAAACAGATAAAATCGACATTTAAAGGCGGACCGGCGACTGAAGCTGCTTCAAAACCTGCAACTAAAATTGCTGCTAAAATAGCGGAAAAACCAAGTGAATGCATTGGAACACAGAAAATATTACCAAAGACAGTGACACCTCCCACACCTTCAACACCTACAACAACAGTTCCTTCACCAGAAAAATCATCTACAAATAAAATCGATACGCTGTTGCCCGAAAAGTTCTTTGACGATCCCGTTAAAGATGCGAAGATTCGTAATGCAGAATACAAAGACCCGCTAACTGACGAATGGGAACGTTTTCAACGCGAAATCAGAGAGGCTTCCTCCGTATCTGTGGCAATTATTGCAGGAGAACAAATCGAATCTGCGTTTGATCGTGATATAGATGAAATCAATGACCAAATGAAACATTGGTCTAGATATATGAATCTTGAAGCGCGAAAAGGCGCACTCGGTGGCACGAAAGACCAGCAACCTGAAACCCATAGTTCTGATGAAAACGAAACTGATGACGATGCAACAACTGAATTCTCTGATTGGCGTTCTAAGtcatttatttaa